The Culex pipiens pallens isolate TS chromosome 2, TS_CPP_V2, whole genome shotgun sequence DNA window AGTTTTACCGGGACGGAGACAGTCGCTTCTTAGCTTAGTTGCCAATAATGCGACCGCCAGCACTAGCGTCAAATCTaatcagagagagagagagtatgGAGggacgagggggggggggggtgtataTCAGTTGAATGAGATGAGTCACTCGTCATTAGGGATAAGTCCTTGCTGCTCCTTGCTTGTGACCTTCAGTAATAAATACTGGCTGACTTACCTCATCTCTACCCTACATGTGTTTATGCGTTTGTGTTAAATGATATAATAAATTCTGTTACCAACCGTTCAATAGGCTAGTCATTACCCTGGATAATATATGAGTAGTTTATGTGTTGTGTGTATTTTTAAAGtgtgttttcaaatttccaCTCTGGCTAAAGCCCCGCCCACATATCGTACATTTGAATGGCCGTTCTTCTGATGGCAGATGCACGAACTGGTGGCTCCTCAGGGTTGAAGGGTCGGCAAATGTTTTGTCGCAGACTTTACATTTGAACGGCTTTTCTCTTGTGTGTATTCTGTGATGCACGTCTCTTGCGGATttagttttaaatgttttgtggCAGTTAGCACATGCGAACGGTCTAGCTTTTGCTTCTGAAATTTGAACAAAGGTAGAGACAGAGATAGAGAAAAAGACGTTTATGCTTTACTTACCATCTCCAGCGAGATCCGAACCACGTTCGCCACCCCCCTCAGAGCTTCTGCTGTTCGTGTCCTGCTGGGTCGTCTGGTTCGCTTTGCTGTTCGTGAAATCTGCATCAGCGT harbors:
- the LOC128092726 gene encoding uncharacterized protein LOC128092726, with amino-acid sequence MAKRSQRPGRTRTAEALVAVVAQLSKLLRFCPTIKLSSSRTNQRPLMTLMQISRTAKRTRRPSRTRTAEALRGVANVVRISLEMKQKLDRSHVLTATKHLKLNPQETCITEYTQEKSRSNVKSATKHLPTLQP